In a genomic window of Leishmania mexicana MHOM/GT/2001/U1103 complete genome, chromosome 30:
- a CDS encoding putative p-glycoprotein e, whose translation MDALYGAEPAYEQQPEDRAGWLLGTFFHTWLGDLMHRAAREELTMNGLPHPMREYRAYNAGVVLAAELQRQQARRHAWDGYVGARVGVRWDDASDGVLRWVGAVQQYGTPGRLYAGVEWRVAPSRRRGCCVGRCVGWLLRRGRSAPVPERGPGAYHRGEVDGEHLFDPVEDDTVLTCERVEDVIFWRDEPGGEPQEAAITREDSVDDSDINSPVQSEQSCVEVRAPPTCMSVTVALLRVLRWQLLLLGPLRLIVEVSALVTPMALSWYIRLLQGDTDTSSSDSTSSGATSAATSSSQSSSFVDSGSMMDASWQPVASVFLLFAISLVRSLALQKYAQVASRSAYAVRSGLSSCITAKSLRIASRELRRPELNPGRIVNLITTDVSSLEGAINVLWMAVTVPLQLCASVYMLYRSIGWAAGISILALLLFSPIQVFLTKKTYTSTVDLAKSSDARLRTTNEFLSGIRSIKLMTLEDTFEEEINARRAAELRAVRRFQIVSIANSLISHCVPSCTTAAVMVAYYCKGYPMSPDIIYPALSLLSLLDTPFEFITTLVGEYSQFFVSMKRLTSFLAADDAQARDILEEALASKEGDDAAAVLCNATVSSHKAVPLPPVSSRESGGGDTHYELRAKSLLADVDLRVPRGRLTVVLGPTGSGKSTLLDALIGALAVTRGRVACSRSVAYVPQQPWIMNATLRDNVVFFGAPDAAAFERAVRSTQLASDLALLADGAETEIGERGINLSGGQKARVGLARAVYADRDVYVLDDPLSALDAQVGERVMRECVCGALAGKTRVLATHQVGAAAYADLVVLLEEGRVAFQGSYAAYCEYARVHYERSVSGIGKASEYAAHTVSELASAVDLLKLEDVLDESVVPQRPLTAPTLASSGGVLLAAGPPAHGALGDAVTEDSPDVTVVESGEEKARGAVPWEVYRRYIEAGGGWLTLWSILLFFLLTEGVARWGDVWLSLWSGGMLESLSTHLRLSLYVTAVLVAILVTPFRELWCFAITRRASYHLHAGLLRSLARARLSFFDVTPRGRLINRLSRDMSLIDWDLSVSVDILLFYFFYLVAYFAIMTTSQPFVLVVLVPCILVYGRIFRFFCAANREMQRLLNISNSPVFSILNEVLTGRWTICTYGREQDMMREVLRRLDGVFACAYMQCMGNRWLLVRVELLGNLAVSGLALLGVLSMKLPWIHINLGLLALSITKASSITMVLSRFISIGASAEADMNCVERVLYYTDNAPAEDMCGAESAVKACSSTALSVAVDDGESAAAAPAGSLVLEHVDMRYRPGLPLVLRDVCFAVAPGQKVGVVGRTGSGKSTLLLAFLRLVEVCGGRMLVCGRDARDYGVRELRGLFSMIPQDPLLFDGTVRSNVDPFGRCGDAGVWRALRQVGMEERVRGDAGGLDGRVQEGGANYSVGQRQLLCLARALLKRGSAFLLMDEATANVDPALDRQIQRTVQHTFRDYTVVTIAHRLHTVAACDVIVVMDQGRVLEFGSPRELVERQGSAFSALVGSLSKGAQQAFRLAVAGGGLISCQCSAA comes from the coding sequence TGGATGCACTTTACGGGGCGGAGCCCGCGtatgagcagcagccggaggACCGGGCCGGCTGGCTACTCGGGACATTTTTTCATACATGGCTTGGCGACCTCATGCACCGCGCGGCGCGAGAGGAGCTGACCATGAATGGGCTGCCGCACCCGATGCGCGAGTACCGCGCCTACAATGCCGGTGtcgtgctggcggcggagctgcagcgccagcaagCGCGCCGCCATGCGTGGGACGGCTACGTTGGCGCGCGCGTCGGCGTGCGCTGGGACgacgccagcgacggcgtgctgcgctgggtgggcgcggtgcagcagtaCGGCACGCCGGGGCGGCTGTACGCGGGCGTGGAGTGGCGCGTGGCCCCGTCgcggcgccgtggctgctgcgttgGCCGCTGCGTtgggtggctgctgcgccgcgggcGCAGTGCCCCTGTCCCGGAGCGCGGTCCCGGCGCGTATCACCGCGGCGAGGTGGATGGCGAGCACCTGTTCGACCCCGTGGAGGACGACACGGTGCTGACGTGCGAGCGAGTCGAGGACGTGATTTTTTGGCGTGATGAGCCGGGAGGTGAACCTCAGGAAGCAGCGATTACTAGGGAGGACTCTGTTGACGACTCGGATATCAACAGTCCAGTGCAATCAGAGCAGAGCTGCGTGGAGGTACGCGCTCCCCCGACGTGCATGTCTGTGACAGTGGCCCTTCTCCGCGTTCTCCGTTGGCAGCTGCTTCTGTTGGGGCCCTTGCGCCTAATAGTAGAAGTCTCTGCGCTGGTGACGCCAATGGCGCTCAGCTGGTACATCCGCCTACTACAGGGCGACACAGACACCTCATCTTCTGATAGTacaagcagcggcgccacgaGCGCGGCTACTTCGTCTTCGCAGTCGTCCAGCTTCGTGGATAGCGGAAGCATGATGGATGCTTCGTGGCAGCCCGTGGCAAGTGTCTTTCTCCTCTTTGCAATTTCGCTCGTTCGCAGTCTCGCCCTCCAAAAGTACGCTCAAGTCGCCTCCCGCAGCGCGTACGCCGTGCGCTCGGGCTTGTCATCCTGCATTACCGCCAAGTCTCTGCGGATTGCGTCGCGAGAACTGCGTCGACCTGAACTTAACCCCGGACGCATTGTGAATCTCATCACGACGGATGTTTCGAGTTTGGAGGGGGCAATTAATGTGCTGTGGATGGCAGTGACGGTGCCCCTTCAATTGTGTGCCAGTGTGTACATGCTCTACCGAAGCATCGGCTGGGCAGCGGGCATCAGTATCCTCGCGCTGCTACTCTTCTCGCCAATACAGGTCTTTCTCACAAAGAAGACCTACACCAGTACCGTAGATCTGGCGAAGTCCTCGGATGCGCGACTCCGCACTACGAACGAGTTCCTCTCCGGCATCCGCTCCATCAAGCTCATGACTCTCGAGGACACCTTTGAGGAGGAGATCAACGCGCGCAGAGCAGCGGAGCTTCGTGCTGTGCGTCGATTCCAGATCGTTTCCATCGCCAACTCGCTCATCTCCCACTGCGTGCCAAGCTgcacgacagcagcggtaATGGTGGCCTACTACTGCAAGGGCTATCCCATGTCCCCCGATATCATCTaccccgctctctccctgctCAGCCTACTGGACACTCCATTTGAGTTCATCACGACTCTCGTCGGGGAGTACTCACAGTTCTTCGTGTCCATGAAACGCCTCACCTCCTTCCTCGCCGCTGACgacgcgcaggcacgcgaCATCCttgaggaggcgctggcgtcgaaggagggcgacgacgcggccgctGTGCTGTGCAACGCGACGGTGAGCTCCCACAAggctgtgccgctgcccccggTCAGCAGCCgcgagagcggcggtggggACACGCACTACGAGCTGCGCGCcaagtcgctgctggcggacgtggacctgcgcgtgccgcgcgggcggctgacggtggtgctggggccgacgggcagcggcaagtccacgctgctggacgcgctgatcggcgcgctggcggtgacgCGCGGCCGCGTGGCGTGCTCGCGCAGCGTGGCCtacgtgccgcagcagccgtggatCATGaacgcgacgctgcgcgacaACGTTGTGTTCTTCGGCGCGCCGGACGCGGCGGCCTTCGagcgcgcggtgcgcagcaccCAGCTGGCCTCGGacctggcgctgctggcggacggcgcggagacggagatcggcgagagaggcatcAACCTGAGCGGCGGGCAGAAGGCGCGCGTGGGCCTTGCGCGCGCCGTGTACGCGGACCGCGACGTGTACGTGCTGGACGACCCGCTGTCGGCGCTGGACGCGCAGGTGGGCGAGCGCGTGAtgcgcgagtgcgtgtgcggcgcgctgGCCGGCAAGACGCGCGTGCTGGCCACCCACCaggtcggcgccgccgcctacGCGGACTTGgttgtgctgctggaggagggccGCGTCGCCTTTCAGGGCAGCTATGCCGCTTACTGCGAGTATGCCCGCGTGCACTACGAGCGCAGTGTGAGCGGCATCGGCAAGGCGTCTGAGTACGCTGCGCACACGGTCAGCGAGCTGGCATCCGCCGTTGACCTGTTGAAGCTGGAGGACGTGCTGGATGAGAGCGTCGTGCCGCAGCGTCCGCTGACGGCCCCTACGCTGGCGTCGAGCggtggtgtgctgctcgcAGCGGGGCCACCGGCGCACGGCGCCCTGGGTGACGCGGTGACGGAGGATTCGCCGGACGTGACGGTCGTGGAGAGTGGCGAGGAGAAGGCTAGGGGCGCCGTTCCGTGGGAGGTGTACCGGCGCTACATCGAAgccggtggcggctggcTGACCCTCTGGAGCATTTTGCTATTTTTTCTCCTTACTGAGGGAGTTGCCCGCTGGGGGGACGtgtggctctctctctggtcTGGAGGAATGTTGGAAAGTCTCTCCACTCACCTGCGTCTCAGTCTGTACGTGACAGCCGTCCTTGTAGCCATCCTCGTCACCCCTTTTCGTGAGTTGTGGTGCTTCGCAATAACGCGGCGTGCGTCCTACCATCTGCAcgcggggctgctgcgctcgttAGCTCGCGCCAGACTCTCCTTCTTCGATGTTACGCCACGCGGCCGCCTCATCAACCGCCTGTCACGCGACATGAGCCTCATCGATTGGGACTTGAGCGTCAGTGTTGACATTCTTCTCTTTTACTTTTTCTACCTTGTGGCGTACTTTGCGATCATGACGACATCGCAACCCTTCGTCCTTGTCGTGCTGGTGCCGTGCATTTTGGTGTACGGCCGCATCTTTCGCTTCTTCTGCGCTGCCAACCGCGAgatgcagcgcctgctcAACATCTCCAACTCGCCTGTCTTCTCGATCCTGAATGAGGTGCTGACGGGGCGCTGGACCATCTGCACCTACGGCCGCGAGCAGGACATGATGCGCGAGGTACTGCGGCGGCTGGACGGCGTCTTTGCCTGTGCCTACATGCAGTGCATGGGCAACCGGTGGCTTTTGGTGCGCGTGGAGTTGCTGGGCAACTTGGCTGTATCggggctggcgctgctcggcgtTCTGTCAATGAAGCTGCCATGGATACACATTAACCTTGGCCTTCTCGCGCTCAGCATCACGAAGGCTTCCTCGATCACTATGGTCCTGTCGCGCTTCATCAGCATAGGGGCGTCGGCGGAAGCAGATATGAACTGTGTCGAGCGCGTGCTGTACTACACGGACAACGCGCCGGCGGAGGACATGTGTGGCGCCGAGAGCGCTGTgaaggcgtgcagcagcaccgcgctcTCGGTGGCCGTCGATGACGGAGagtccgctgctgctgcgcctgcgggGTCGCTTGTGCTGGAGCACGTGGACATGCGGTACCGGCCggggctgccgctggtgctgcgcgacgtgtgcttcgcggtggcgccggggCAGAAGGTGGGCGTTGTggggcgcaccggcagcgggaagtcgacgctgctgctggcgttcCTGCGACTggtggaggtgtgcggcggccgcatgcttgtgtgcgggcgcgacgcgcgcgactacggcgtgcgcgagctgcgcggGCTCTTCTCGATGATCCCGCAGGACCCGCTGCTGTTCGACGGCACGGTGCGCAGCAACGTGGACCCCTTtgggcggtgcggcgacgcgggtgtgtggcgcgcgctgcggcaggtggggatggaggagcgcgtgcgcggggATGCGGGCGGGCTGGACGGGCGCGTGCAGGAGGGCGGCGCCAACTACAGCGTGggccagcgccagctgctgtgcctggcgcgcgcgctgctcaagcgcggcagcgccttcCTGCTCATGGACGAGGCCACCGCGAACGTCGACCCCGCGCTGGACCGCCAGATCCAGCGCACCGTGCAGCACACCTTCCGCGACTACACCGTCGTCACCAtcgcgcaccgcctgcacaccgtcgccgcctgcgacgtcatcgtcgtcatgGACCAGGGCCGCGTTCTCGAGTTCGGCTCGCCGCGCGAGCTGGTGGAGCGCCAGGGATCCGCTTTTAGCGCGTTGGTGGGGTCGCTGAGCAAaggtgcgcagcaggcgtTTCGTCTAGCAGTGGCGGGGGGAGGCCTGATAAGTTGTCAGTGTAGCGCTGCTTGA